From the Niveibacterium microcysteis genome, the window GGCGAGCGATCGAGATTGGCGCGGATGATGTCGTGGGTGCGTTCATTGGTACGCGTGATCCAGCAAGGCAGTTGCTTCGGATGCTGGGCCGCGTTGCCAAGGAAACTGAACACCGGCACCGGATCATCGCCCGGCTGTTCTTCCATCTGCGAGAAGTCGATCGTTTTGCCGTCGATGCGGGGCGGCGTGCCGGTCTTGAGGCGCCCGACCGGCAGCTTCAGATCGCGCAAGCGATGTGACAGCGTGACAGCCGCCGGATCACCGGCGCGGCCAGCGGTGTAGTGCTCGAGCCCGACGTGCACCAACCCATTCAGGAAAGTGCCTGCGGTCAGCACGACCGTCGGCGCCTCAAAGCGCAGGCCGATCTGCGTGATGACGCCGGTGACGCGATCGCCGGCGACGGTGATGTCGTCGACGGCCTGTTGAAACAAGGTCAGATTCGGCTGATTCTCAAGCCGGTGTCGAATCGCCGCCTTGTAGAGAATCCGGTCGGCTTGAGCGCGCGTTGCGCGCACGGCCGGGCCCTTACTGGCATTCAGGATGCGGAACTGGATTCCACCCTCGTCGGTGGCCTCCGCCATCACACCGCCAAGGGCGTCGACTTCCTTGACCAGATGCCCTTTGCCAATTCCGCCGATCGACGGGTTACAGCTCATCTGCCCCAAGGTCTCGATGTTGTGGGTGAGCAGCAGCGTGGCACAACCCATACGGGCAGCGGCGAGCGCAGCTTCAGTGCCGGCATGACCACCGCCGACAACGATGACATCAAAACGAGTGGGGTACAGCATGTTGTGCTCCCGGAGGGACCGGTTCAGGGGAAGGGGCGGAATGATAAGGCGTGAGCCTGAAAATGCCTAGGCGGGGTCGTCGCGGCTGGGCAAACCGATGAATGTTCCACGTGGAACATCAGCTTAGATTTGAGCCGCGGTGAGTTCCCATCCAAGCTTAGCAACGAGCACGACGACCACAATCAGGAACAGCCAGCGGATGAAACCATTGCCGTGCTTCAGCGCCAGGTGAGACCCAACCTGGGCGCCGCCAAGATTGGCCACAGCCATGACGAGTCCAACGCGCCAGAGGATACCGTCGTGCGTCGCGAACGAAGCGATCGCTGCAAGATTCGTCGAAACGTTCACCACCTTCGCTGATGCAGAGGCCTTCAGGAAATCGAAACCAAACCAGCGAACGAAGATGAAGATCAGGAAGCTGCCGGTGCCTGGACCGAAGAACCCGTCATAGAAGCCGATCACGGCGCCTGCAGCGAGCGAAGCAGGAACCACCCACCGTGGGGTCATCGCGTGGCGCTCCAGCTTGCCAAAATCCTTCCGCCAGAAAGTGTATGCGCCGACCACGACCAGAAGCCCGAGCACCAACGGTTTCATCGTCTCCTTGGGCAAGAGCGATACAGCCTGCGCACCAAACCACGATCCGACAAAGGCAGCTGTGGCTGCCCACATCGCGATTCGCCACGGAATCGAGATCGTGCGGGCGTATCGGACACAAGCACTCAAGGTGCCGACCACC encodes:
- a CDS encoding sulfite exporter TauE/SafE family protein; its protein translation is MDWAVLVVGAFLAGMVDAVVGGGGLIQIPLLLSAFPAISIPVLFGTNKVSSVVGTLSACVRYARTISIPWRIAMWAATAAFVGSWFGAQAVSLLPKETMKPLVLGLLVVVGAYTFWRKDFGKLERHAMTPRWVVPASLAAGAVIGFYDGFFGPGTGSFLIFIFVRWFGFDFLKASASAKVVNVSTNLAAIASFATHDGILWRVGLVMAVANLGGAQVGSHLALKHGNGFIRWLFLIVVVVLVAKLGWELTAAQI